A single genomic interval of Takifugu flavidus isolate HTHZ2018 chromosome 19, ASM371156v2, whole genome shotgun sequence harbors:
- the LOC130516252 gene encoding protein EFR3 homolog B isoform X5: MAGVCGCCGALRPRYKRLVDNIFPEDPEDGLVKANMEKLTFYALSAPEKLDRIGAYLSERLSRDVARHRYGYVCIAMEALDQLLMACHCQSINLFVESFLKMVRKLLESDKPSLQILGTNSFVKFANIEEDTPSYHRSYDFFVSRFSEMCHSSYEDPDIRTKIRMAGIKGLQGVVRKTVNDELQANIWDPQHMDKIVPSLLFNLQSGERTESRSPSPLQATEKEKESPVELTERCFRELLGRAAYGNIKNAVTPVLMHLDNHSLWEGKTFAVRCFKIIMYSIQSQHSHLVIQQLLGHLDANSKNSATVRAGIVEVLLEAAAIAASGSVGPTVLEVFNTLLRQLRLSVDYELTGCYDGSTNIGTKIIKAHEERQLQEAVIRTIGSFANTLPTYQRSEVMLFIMGKIPVPGVHPALSSKDSGPEGTRMIQVMLLKSLVQVTAGFDTTNMLTALPTSFLEPLLSFSLTEDPEIRLLVLQILLSLIDRHDNAPKFLNVSIISDISVLKLKVDKCSRQDNLFMKKHGQQLYRHIYLGCKEESSGQQHYEALFALLGLLSMELANEEVVVDLIRLALALQDLALSTDEALPVFNRCAIHAVAAAYLNLICQLTTVPAFCQHIHEVIELRQKETPYLLPEDVFIENPKLPSSLEKVEGEVLFLQSKITEVLGGSGYNTDRLATPYVPQYTDEDRLSKRKSIGETISLQGEVESRNSPEKEERTPAEEITFETLKNAIVDSVGMEEQERERRRQVVEKFQKAPFEEIAAHCGARATLLQSKLNQIFEITIRPPPSPSGTISSGYGQTQSRSVPIYEMKFPDLCVY, encoded by the exons ATGGCAG GGGTTTGTGGTTGTTGTGGGGCACTCAGGCCCAGGTACAAAAGACTGGTTGACAACATCTTCCCAGAGGACCCAGAG GATGGGCTTGTGAAGGCCAACATGGAGAAGCTGACATTCTACGCCCTGTCAGCTCCGGAGAAACTCGACCGTATCGGAGCCTACCTGTCTGAGAGACTGTCGAGGGATGTGGCCCGGCACAGATACGG GTATGTGTGCATAGCCATGGAAgctctggaccagctgctgatGGCCTGCCACTGTCAGAGCATCAACCTGTTTGTGGAGAGTTTTCTCAAAATGGTGCGCAAGCTGCTGGAGTCTGACAAACCCAGCCTGCAGATCCTTGGAACTAACTCT TTTGTGAAGTTTGCCAACATAGAGGAGGACACGCCATCGTACCACCGAAGCTATGACTTCTTTGTGTCCCGCTTCAGTGAGATGTGCCACTCCAGTTACGAGGACCCTGACATCCGCACCAA GATCCGTATGGCTGGTATCAagggcctgcagggtgtggtgagGAAGACTGTCAATGATGAGCTGCAGGCCAACATCTGGGACCCTCAGCACATGGACAAGATCGTCCCCTCGTTGCTTTTCAACCTGCAGAGTGGCGAGCGCACAGAGAG CCGCTCCCCCTCTCCGCTGCAGGctacagagaaggagaaggaaagcCCAGTGGAGCTGACGGAGCGCTGTTTCAGGGAGCTGCTTGGACGGGCAGCCTATGGCAACATCAAGAACGCCGTCACTCCCGTACTAAT GCATTTAGATAACCACTCTCTATGGGAGGGGAAGACCTTTGCAGTGCGTTGCTTCAAAATCATCATGTACTCCATCCAA TCCCAGCATTCTCACTTGGTAATCCAGCAGCTTCTCGGTCACCTGGACGCCAACAGTAAGAACTCAGCCACAGTGCGAGCTGGTATCGTGGAGGTTCTGCTCGAGGCAGCCGCCATAGCAGCCAGTGGATCTGTGG gtccTACAGTGTTGGAGGTGTTCAACACTCTGCTGCGGCAGCTCCGTCTCAGCGTCGACTATGAGCTCACCGGTTGCTATGATGGCAGCACCAACATTGGTACCAAGATCATAAAAGCTCATGAGGagaggcagctgcaggaggctgtCATCAGGACCATTG GTTCATTTGCCAACACCTTGCCAACataccagaggtcagaggtcatgctTTTCATCATGGGCAAGATCCCAGTACCCGGGGTTCACCCTGCCCTCTCCTCTAAAGACTCAGG GCCTGAGGGCACCCGGATGATTCAGGTTATGCTGCTGAAGTCCTTAGTCCAG GTGACGGCAGGTTTTGACACTACCAACATGCTGACGGCCCTGCCAACCTCGTTTCTGGAGCCCCTGCTGTCTTTCTCCTTAACGGAGGATCCAGAAATCCGACTGCTGGTGCTCCAAATTCTTCTAAGCCTCATCGACAGGCATGACAACGCACCCAAGTTCTTAAACGTGAG CATCATCTCGGACATCTCCGTGCTTAAGCTTAAAGTTGACAAGTGCTCCAGACAGGACAACCTCTTCAtgaaaaag CATGGGCAGCAGCTCTACCGTCACATCTACCTGGGCTGTAAAGAGGAGAGCAGCGGCCAGCAGCACTACGAAGCTCTCTTTGCTCTGTTGGGTCTCCTCAGCATGGAGCTAGCCAACGAGGAAGTGGTGGTGGACCTCATTCGACTGGCGCTCGCCTTACAG GATCTGGCTCTGTCTACTGACGAGGCTTTGCCTGTGTTTAACCGCTGTGCCATTCACGCAGTCGCCGCCGCCTACCTCAACCTCATCTGTCAGCTCACCACTGTTCCAGCCTTCTGCCAACACATACATgag GTAATTGAGTTGAGGCAGAAAGAAACCCCCTACCTTTTGCCTGAGGATGTTTTCATTGAGAATCCCAA ACTACCCTCTTCCCTAGAGAAGGTGGAAGGGGAAGTTCTCTTCCTTCAGTCCAAAATCACAGAGGTTCTCGGAGGGAGTGGATACAACACAGACAGACTGGCTACGCCTTATGTTCCTCAGTACACCG ATGAGGACCGTCTCTCTAAGCGGAAGAGTATAGGTGAGACCATCTCTCTGCAGGGAGAGGTAGAGTCCAGAAACAGCCCAGAAAAAGAGGAG AGAACACCAGCTGAGGAGATCACATTTGAAACCCTGAAAAATGCCATCG tggacagtGTCGGTATGGAGGAGCAGGAACGAGAGCGGAGGAGACAAGTGGTGGAGAAATTTCAAAAGGCTCCTTTTGAGGAAATTGCTGCCCACTGCGGTGCCAGG gcCACACTACTGCAGAGCAAACTCAACCAAATCTTTGAGATTACAATCAG GCCCCCGCCCAGCCCATCTGGAACCATTTCATCAGGTTACGGTCAAACCCAGAGTCGATCCGTCCCCATCTACGAGATGAAGTTTCCTGATCTCTGTGTGTactag
- the LOC130516252 gene encoding protein EFR3 homolog B isoform X3 — protein MSWGSIRIPWVCGCCGALRPRYKRLVDNIFPEDPEDGLVKANMEKLTFYALSAPEKLDRIGAYLSERLSRDVARHRYGYVCIAMEALDQLLMACHCQSINLFVESFLKMVRKLLESDKPSLQILGTNSFVKFANIEEDTPSYHRSYDFFVSRFSEMCHSSYEDPDIRTKIRMAGIKGLQGVVRKTVNDELQANIWDPQHMDKIVPSLLFNLQSGERTESRSPSPLQATEKEKESPVELTERCFRELLGRAAYGNIKNAVTPVLMHLDNHSLWEGKTFAVRCFKIIMYSIQSQHSHLVIQQLLGHLDANSKNSATVRAGIVEVLLEAAAIAASGSVGPTVLEVFNTLLRQLRLSVDYELTGCYDGSTNIGTKIIKAHEERQLQEAVIRTIGSFANTLPTYQRSEVMLFIMGKIPVPGVHPALSSKDSGPEGTRMIQVMLLKSLVQVTAGFDTTNMLTALPTSFLEPLLSFSLTEDPEIRLLVLQILLSLIDRHDNAPKFLNVSIISDISVLKLKVDKCSRQDNLFMKKHGQQLYRHIYLGCKEESSGQQHYEALFALLGLLSMELANEEVVVDLIRLALALQDLALSTDEALPVFNRCAIHAVAAAYLNLICQLTTVPAFCQHIHEVIELRQKETPYLLPEDVFIENPKLPSSLEKVEGEVLFLQSKITEVLGGSGYNTDRLATPYVPQYTDEDRLSKRKSIGETISLQGEVESRNSPEKEERTPAEEITFETLKNAIVDSVGMEEQERERRRQVVEKFQKAPFEEIAAHCGARATLLQSKLNQIFEITIRPPPSPSGTISSGYGQTQSRSVPIYEMKFPDLCVY, from the exons ATGAGTTGGGGTTCCATCAGGATTCCTT GGGTTTGTGGTTGTTGTGGGGCACTCAGGCCCAGGTACAAAAGACTGGTTGACAACATCTTCCCAGAGGACCCAGAG GATGGGCTTGTGAAGGCCAACATGGAGAAGCTGACATTCTACGCCCTGTCAGCTCCGGAGAAACTCGACCGTATCGGAGCCTACCTGTCTGAGAGACTGTCGAGGGATGTGGCCCGGCACAGATACGG GTATGTGTGCATAGCCATGGAAgctctggaccagctgctgatGGCCTGCCACTGTCAGAGCATCAACCTGTTTGTGGAGAGTTTTCTCAAAATGGTGCGCAAGCTGCTGGAGTCTGACAAACCCAGCCTGCAGATCCTTGGAACTAACTCT TTTGTGAAGTTTGCCAACATAGAGGAGGACACGCCATCGTACCACCGAAGCTATGACTTCTTTGTGTCCCGCTTCAGTGAGATGTGCCACTCCAGTTACGAGGACCCTGACATCCGCACCAA GATCCGTATGGCTGGTATCAagggcctgcagggtgtggtgagGAAGACTGTCAATGATGAGCTGCAGGCCAACATCTGGGACCCTCAGCACATGGACAAGATCGTCCCCTCGTTGCTTTTCAACCTGCAGAGTGGCGAGCGCACAGAGAG CCGCTCCCCCTCTCCGCTGCAGGctacagagaaggagaaggaaagcCCAGTGGAGCTGACGGAGCGCTGTTTCAGGGAGCTGCTTGGACGGGCAGCCTATGGCAACATCAAGAACGCCGTCACTCCCGTACTAAT GCATTTAGATAACCACTCTCTATGGGAGGGGAAGACCTTTGCAGTGCGTTGCTTCAAAATCATCATGTACTCCATCCAA TCCCAGCATTCTCACTTGGTAATCCAGCAGCTTCTCGGTCACCTGGACGCCAACAGTAAGAACTCAGCCACAGTGCGAGCTGGTATCGTGGAGGTTCTGCTCGAGGCAGCCGCCATAGCAGCCAGTGGATCTGTGG gtccTACAGTGTTGGAGGTGTTCAACACTCTGCTGCGGCAGCTCCGTCTCAGCGTCGACTATGAGCTCACCGGTTGCTATGATGGCAGCACCAACATTGGTACCAAGATCATAAAAGCTCATGAGGagaggcagctgcaggaggctgtCATCAGGACCATTG GTTCATTTGCCAACACCTTGCCAACataccagaggtcagaggtcatgctTTTCATCATGGGCAAGATCCCAGTACCCGGGGTTCACCCTGCCCTCTCCTCTAAAGACTCAGG GCCTGAGGGCACCCGGATGATTCAGGTTATGCTGCTGAAGTCCTTAGTCCAG GTGACGGCAGGTTTTGACACTACCAACATGCTGACGGCCCTGCCAACCTCGTTTCTGGAGCCCCTGCTGTCTTTCTCCTTAACGGAGGATCCAGAAATCCGACTGCTGGTGCTCCAAATTCTTCTAAGCCTCATCGACAGGCATGACAACGCACCCAAGTTCTTAAACGTGAG CATCATCTCGGACATCTCCGTGCTTAAGCTTAAAGTTGACAAGTGCTCCAGACAGGACAACCTCTTCAtgaaaaag CATGGGCAGCAGCTCTACCGTCACATCTACCTGGGCTGTAAAGAGGAGAGCAGCGGCCAGCAGCACTACGAAGCTCTCTTTGCTCTGTTGGGTCTCCTCAGCATGGAGCTAGCCAACGAGGAAGTGGTGGTGGACCTCATTCGACTGGCGCTCGCCTTACAG GATCTGGCTCTGTCTACTGACGAGGCTTTGCCTGTGTTTAACCGCTGTGCCATTCACGCAGTCGCCGCCGCCTACCTCAACCTCATCTGTCAGCTCACCACTGTTCCAGCCTTCTGCCAACACATACATgag GTAATTGAGTTGAGGCAGAAAGAAACCCCCTACCTTTTGCCTGAGGATGTTTTCATTGAGAATCCCAA ACTACCCTCTTCCCTAGAGAAGGTGGAAGGGGAAGTTCTCTTCCTTCAGTCCAAAATCACAGAGGTTCTCGGAGGGAGTGGATACAACACAGACAGACTGGCTACGCCTTATGTTCCTCAGTACACCG ATGAGGACCGTCTCTCTAAGCGGAAGAGTATAGGTGAGACCATCTCTCTGCAGGGAGAGGTAGAGTCCAGAAACAGCCCAGAAAAAGAGGAG AGAACACCAGCTGAGGAGATCACATTTGAAACCCTGAAAAATGCCATCG tggacagtGTCGGTATGGAGGAGCAGGAACGAGAGCGGAGGAGACAAGTGGTGGAGAAATTTCAAAAGGCTCCTTTTGAGGAAATTGCTGCCCACTGCGGTGCCAGG gcCACACTACTGCAGAGCAAACTCAACCAAATCTTTGAGATTACAATCAG GCCCCCGCCCAGCCCATCTGGAACCATTTCATCAGGTTACGGTCAAACCCAGAGTCGATCCGTCCCCATCTACGAGATGAAGTTTCCTGATCTCTGTGTGTactag
- the LOC130516252 gene encoding protein EFR3 homolog B isoform X1 encodes MPLPVPDVPASQRLALDCRTLLDHRVGKGVCGCCGALRPRYKRLVDNIFPEDPEDGLVKANMEKLTFYALSAPEKLDRIGAYLSERLSRDVARHRYGYVCIAMEALDQLLMACHCQSINLFVESFLKMVRKLLESDKPSLQILGTNSFVKFANIEEDTPSYHRSYDFFVSRFSEMCHSSYEDPDIRTKIRMAGIKGLQGVVRKTVNDELQANIWDPQHMDKIVPSLLFNLQSGERTESRSPSPLQATEKEKESPVELTERCFRELLGRAAYGNIKNAVTPVLMHLDNHSLWEGKTFAVRCFKIIMYSIQSQHSHLVIQQLLGHLDANSKNSATVRAGIVEVLLEAAAIAASGSVGPTVLEVFNTLLRQLRLSVDYELTGCYDGSTNIGTKIIKAHEERQLQEAVIRTIGSFANTLPTYQRSEVMLFIMGKIPVPGVHPALSSKDSGPEGTRMIQVMLLKSLVQVTAGFDTTNMLTALPTSFLEPLLSFSLTEDPEIRLLVLQILLSLIDRHDNAPKFLNVSIISDISVLKLKVDKCSRQDNLFMKKHGQQLYRHIYLGCKEESSGQQHYEALFALLGLLSMELANEEVVVDLIRLALALQDLALSTDEALPVFNRCAIHAVAAAYLNLICQLTTVPAFCQHIHEVIELRQKETPYLLPEDVFIENPKLPSSLEKVEGEVLFLQSKITEVLGGSGYNTDRLATPYVPQYTDEDRLSKRKSIGETISLQGEVESRNSPEKEERTPAEEITFETLKNAIVDSVGMEEQERERRRQVVEKFQKAPFEEIAAHCGARATLLQSKLNQIFEITIRPPPSPSGTISSGYGQTQSRSVPIYEMKFPDLCVY; translated from the exons ATGCCTCTGCCTGTGCCCGATGTACCAGCCTCTCAGAGGCTGGCACTGGACTGTCGTACCCTTCTGGACCATCGTGTTGGAAAGG GGGTTTGTGGTTGTTGTGGGGCACTCAGGCCCAGGTACAAAAGACTGGTTGACAACATCTTCCCAGAGGACCCAGAG GATGGGCTTGTGAAGGCCAACATGGAGAAGCTGACATTCTACGCCCTGTCAGCTCCGGAGAAACTCGACCGTATCGGAGCCTACCTGTCTGAGAGACTGTCGAGGGATGTGGCCCGGCACAGATACGG GTATGTGTGCATAGCCATGGAAgctctggaccagctgctgatGGCCTGCCACTGTCAGAGCATCAACCTGTTTGTGGAGAGTTTTCTCAAAATGGTGCGCAAGCTGCTGGAGTCTGACAAACCCAGCCTGCAGATCCTTGGAACTAACTCT TTTGTGAAGTTTGCCAACATAGAGGAGGACACGCCATCGTACCACCGAAGCTATGACTTCTTTGTGTCCCGCTTCAGTGAGATGTGCCACTCCAGTTACGAGGACCCTGACATCCGCACCAA GATCCGTATGGCTGGTATCAagggcctgcagggtgtggtgagGAAGACTGTCAATGATGAGCTGCAGGCCAACATCTGGGACCCTCAGCACATGGACAAGATCGTCCCCTCGTTGCTTTTCAACCTGCAGAGTGGCGAGCGCACAGAGAG CCGCTCCCCCTCTCCGCTGCAGGctacagagaaggagaaggaaagcCCAGTGGAGCTGACGGAGCGCTGTTTCAGGGAGCTGCTTGGACGGGCAGCCTATGGCAACATCAAGAACGCCGTCACTCCCGTACTAAT GCATTTAGATAACCACTCTCTATGGGAGGGGAAGACCTTTGCAGTGCGTTGCTTCAAAATCATCATGTACTCCATCCAA TCCCAGCATTCTCACTTGGTAATCCAGCAGCTTCTCGGTCACCTGGACGCCAACAGTAAGAACTCAGCCACAGTGCGAGCTGGTATCGTGGAGGTTCTGCTCGAGGCAGCCGCCATAGCAGCCAGTGGATCTGTGG gtccTACAGTGTTGGAGGTGTTCAACACTCTGCTGCGGCAGCTCCGTCTCAGCGTCGACTATGAGCTCACCGGTTGCTATGATGGCAGCACCAACATTGGTACCAAGATCATAAAAGCTCATGAGGagaggcagctgcaggaggctgtCATCAGGACCATTG GTTCATTTGCCAACACCTTGCCAACataccagaggtcagaggtcatgctTTTCATCATGGGCAAGATCCCAGTACCCGGGGTTCACCCTGCCCTCTCCTCTAAAGACTCAGG GCCTGAGGGCACCCGGATGATTCAGGTTATGCTGCTGAAGTCCTTAGTCCAG GTGACGGCAGGTTTTGACACTACCAACATGCTGACGGCCCTGCCAACCTCGTTTCTGGAGCCCCTGCTGTCTTTCTCCTTAACGGAGGATCCAGAAATCCGACTGCTGGTGCTCCAAATTCTTCTAAGCCTCATCGACAGGCATGACAACGCACCCAAGTTCTTAAACGTGAG CATCATCTCGGACATCTCCGTGCTTAAGCTTAAAGTTGACAAGTGCTCCAGACAGGACAACCTCTTCAtgaaaaag CATGGGCAGCAGCTCTACCGTCACATCTACCTGGGCTGTAAAGAGGAGAGCAGCGGCCAGCAGCACTACGAAGCTCTCTTTGCTCTGTTGGGTCTCCTCAGCATGGAGCTAGCCAACGAGGAAGTGGTGGTGGACCTCATTCGACTGGCGCTCGCCTTACAG GATCTGGCTCTGTCTACTGACGAGGCTTTGCCTGTGTTTAACCGCTGTGCCATTCACGCAGTCGCCGCCGCCTACCTCAACCTCATCTGTCAGCTCACCACTGTTCCAGCCTTCTGCCAACACATACATgag GTAATTGAGTTGAGGCAGAAAGAAACCCCCTACCTTTTGCCTGAGGATGTTTTCATTGAGAATCCCAA ACTACCCTCTTCCCTAGAGAAGGTGGAAGGGGAAGTTCTCTTCCTTCAGTCCAAAATCACAGAGGTTCTCGGAGGGAGTGGATACAACACAGACAGACTGGCTACGCCTTATGTTCCTCAGTACACCG ATGAGGACCGTCTCTCTAAGCGGAAGAGTATAGGTGAGACCATCTCTCTGCAGGGAGAGGTAGAGTCCAGAAACAGCCCAGAAAAAGAGGAG AGAACACCAGCTGAGGAGATCACATTTGAAACCCTGAAAAATGCCATCG tggacagtGTCGGTATGGAGGAGCAGGAACGAGAGCGGAGGAGACAAGTGGTGGAGAAATTTCAAAAGGCTCCTTTTGAGGAAATTGCTGCCCACTGCGGTGCCAGG gcCACACTACTGCAGAGCAAACTCAACCAAATCTTTGAGATTACAATCAG GCCCCCGCCCAGCCCATCTGGAACCATTTCATCAGGTTACGGTCAAACCCAGAGTCGATCCGTCCCCATCTACGAGATGAAGTTTCCTGATCTCTGTGTGTactag
- the LOC130516252 gene encoding protein EFR3 homolog B isoform X6, whose translation MYGVCGCCGALRPRYKRLVDNIFPEDPEDGLVKANMEKLTFYALSAPEKLDRIGAYLSERLSRDVARHRYGYVCIAMEALDQLLMACHCQSINLFVESFLKMVRKLLESDKPSLQILGTNSFVKFANIEEDTPSYHRSYDFFVSRFSEMCHSSYEDPDIRTKIRMAGIKGLQGVVRKTVNDELQANIWDPQHMDKIVPSLLFNLQSGERTESRSPSPLQATEKEKESPVELTERCFRELLGRAAYGNIKNAVTPVLMHLDNHSLWEGKTFAVRCFKIIMYSIQSQHSHLVIQQLLGHLDANSKNSATVRAGIVEVLLEAAAIAASGSVGPTVLEVFNTLLRQLRLSVDYELTGCYDGSTNIGTKIIKAHEERQLQEAVIRTIGSFANTLPTYQRSEVMLFIMGKIPVPGVHPALSSKDSGPEGTRMIQVMLLKSLVQVTAGFDTTNMLTALPTSFLEPLLSFSLTEDPEIRLLVLQILLSLIDRHDNAPKFLNVSIISDISVLKLKVDKCSRQDNLFMKKHGQQLYRHIYLGCKEESSGQQHYEALFALLGLLSMELANEEVVVDLIRLALALQDLALSTDEALPVFNRCAIHAVAAAYLNLICQLTTVPAFCQHIHEVIELRQKETPYLLPEDVFIENPKLPSSLEKVEGEVLFLQSKITEVLGGSGYNTDRLATPYVPQYTDEDRLSKRKSIGETISLQGEVESRNSPEKEERTPAEEITFETLKNAIVDSVGMEEQERERRRQVVEKFQKAPFEEIAAHCGARATLLQSKLNQIFEITIRPPPSPSGTISSGYGQTQSRSVPIYEMKFPDLCVY comes from the exons ATGTACG GGGTTTGTGGTTGTTGTGGGGCACTCAGGCCCAGGTACAAAAGACTGGTTGACAACATCTTCCCAGAGGACCCAGAG GATGGGCTTGTGAAGGCCAACATGGAGAAGCTGACATTCTACGCCCTGTCAGCTCCGGAGAAACTCGACCGTATCGGAGCCTACCTGTCTGAGAGACTGTCGAGGGATGTGGCCCGGCACAGATACGG GTATGTGTGCATAGCCATGGAAgctctggaccagctgctgatGGCCTGCCACTGTCAGAGCATCAACCTGTTTGTGGAGAGTTTTCTCAAAATGGTGCGCAAGCTGCTGGAGTCTGACAAACCCAGCCTGCAGATCCTTGGAACTAACTCT TTTGTGAAGTTTGCCAACATAGAGGAGGACACGCCATCGTACCACCGAAGCTATGACTTCTTTGTGTCCCGCTTCAGTGAGATGTGCCACTCCAGTTACGAGGACCCTGACATCCGCACCAA GATCCGTATGGCTGGTATCAagggcctgcagggtgtggtgagGAAGACTGTCAATGATGAGCTGCAGGCCAACATCTGGGACCCTCAGCACATGGACAAGATCGTCCCCTCGTTGCTTTTCAACCTGCAGAGTGGCGAGCGCACAGAGAG CCGCTCCCCCTCTCCGCTGCAGGctacagagaaggagaaggaaagcCCAGTGGAGCTGACGGAGCGCTGTTTCAGGGAGCTGCTTGGACGGGCAGCCTATGGCAACATCAAGAACGCCGTCACTCCCGTACTAAT GCATTTAGATAACCACTCTCTATGGGAGGGGAAGACCTTTGCAGTGCGTTGCTTCAAAATCATCATGTACTCCATCCAA TCCCAGCATTCTCACTTGGTAATCCAGCAGCTTCTCGGTCACCTGGACGCCAACAGTAAGAACTCAGCCACAGTGCGAGCTGGTATCGTGGAGGTTCTGCTCGAGGCAGCCGCCATAGCAGCCAGTGGATCTGTGG gtccTACAGTGTTGGAGGTGTTCAACACTCTGCTGCGGCAGCTCCGTCTCAGCGTCGACTATGAGCTCACCGGTTGCTATGATGGCAGCACCAACATTGGTACCAAGATCATAAAAGCTCATGAGGagaggcagctgcaggaggctgtCATCAGGACCATTG GTTCATTTGCCAACACCTTGCCAACataccagaggtcagaggtcatgctTTTCATCATGGGCAAGATCCCAGTACCCGGGGTTCACCCTGCCCTCTCCTCTAAAGACTCAGG GCCTGAGGGCACCCGGATGATTCAGGTTATGCTGCTGAAGTCCTTAGTCCAG GTGACGGCAGGTTTTGACACTACCAACATGCTGACGGCCCTGCCAACCTCGTTTCTGGAGCCCCTGCTGTCTTTCTCCTTAACGGAGGATCCAGAAATCCGACTGCTGGTGCTCCAAATTCTTCTAAGCCTCATCGACAGGCATGACAACGCACCCAAGTTCTTAAACGTGAG CATCATCTCGGACATCTCCGTGCTTAAGCTTAAAGTTGACAAGTGCTCCAGACAGGACAACCTCTTCAtgaaaaag CATGGGCAGCAGCTCTACCGTCACATCTACCTGGGCTGTAAAGAGGAGAGCAGCGGCCAGCAGCACTACGAAGCTCTCTTTGCTCTGTTGGGTCTCCTCAGCATGGAGCTAGCCAACGAGGAAGTGGTGGTGGACCTCATTCGACTGGCGCTCGCCTTACAG GATCTGGCTCTGTCTACTGACGAGGCTTTGCCTGTGTTTAACCGCTGTGCCATTCACGCAGTCGCCGCCGCCTACCTCAACCTCATCTGTCAGCTCACCACTGTTCCAGCCTTCTGCCAACACATACATgag GTAATTGAGTTGAGGCAGAAAGAAACCCCCTACCTTTTGCCTGAGGATGTTTTCATTGAGAATCCCAA ACTACCCTCTTCCCTAGAGAAGGTGGAAGGGGAAGTTCTCTTCCTTCAGTCCAAAATCACAGAGGTTCTCGGAGGGAGTGGATACAACACAGACAGACTGGCTACGCCTTATGTTCCTCAGTACACCG ATGAGGACCGTCTCTCTAAGCGGAAGAGTATAGGTGAGACCATCTCTCTGCAGGGAGAGGTAGAGTCCAGAAACAGCCCAGAAAAAGAGGAG AGAACACCAGCTGAGGAGATCACATTTGAAACCCTGAAAAATGCCATCG tggacagtGTCGGTATGGAGGAGCAGGAACGAGAGCGGAGGAGACAAGTGGTGGAGAAATTTCAAAAGGCTCCTTTTGAGGAAATTGCTGCCCACTGCGGTGCCAGG gcCACACTACTGCAGAGCAAACTCAACCAAATCTTTGAGATTACAATCAG GCCCCCGCCCAGCCCATCTGGAACCATTTCATCAGGTTACGGTCAAACCCAGAGTCGATCCGTCCCCATCTACGAGATGAAGTTTCCTGATCTCTGTGTGTactag